One segment of Phragmites australis chromosome 13, lpPhrAust1.1, whole genome shotgun sequence DNA contains the following:
- the LOC133887706 gene encoding coniferyl alcohol acyltransferase-like produces MVNKTTKEHGGHEVTVTSSITTTVAPALPLQEHRLPLSNLDLLLPPLDVSVFFCYLHPAPTAAALKEALAKALVAYYPLAGEVAANGDGEPELLCSGHGVDFTEASAGGTELRELRLGVVDEGVEKMVPAKKAGVMAVQVTKFRCGGAVVGCTFDHRVCDAYSFNMFLLAWAAAARGSTAPTAPSFRRSIVAPRDPPPRAPSTETLIDRLFSPRSAAPPPPAAAAACAVNRIYRIAAADIATLKASAGPGRTKMEAFTAHLWQLCSRAASPLQRSCCMGVVVDGRTRMFPDGAMKAYFGNVLTIPYGVIGSDDLGRMALADVAEDVHRWVAEAATGEHFRGLVDWVEALRPKPAAARAYLGGTGGNEAMACIVSSGMSFPAGKADFGTGLPAFASYHFPWPAGAGYVMPMPSARGDGDWVVYVHVAPEMAKVMEEEPTVFQALGSNYVFG; encoded by the exons ATGGTGAACAAAACCACCAAGGAGCACGGCGGCCACGAGGTGACCGTCACGTCGTCGATCACGACGACGGTGGCACCGGCGCTGCCGCTGCAGGAGCACCGCCTGCCGCTGTCCAACCTGGACCTCCTCCTGCCGCCGCTCGACGTCAGTGTCTTCTTCTGCTACCTCCACCCGGCGCCCACCGCGGCGGCGCTAAAGGAGGCGCTGGCCAAGGCGCTGGTGGCGTACTACCCGCTGGCCGGGGAGGTTGCGGCAAACGGCGACGGCGAGCCCGAGCTGCTGTGCAGCGGCCACGGCGTGGACTTCACGGAGGCGAGCGCGGGCGGGACCGAGCTGCGGGAGCTCCGGCTGGGCGTCGTGGACGAAGGCGTTGAGAAGATGGTACCCGCCAAGAAGGCCGGCGTGATGGCAGTTCAG GTGACCAAATTCCGGTGTGGCGGCGCCGTCGTCGGCTGCACCTTCGACCACCGCGTCTGCGACGCCTACTCCTTCAACATGTTCCTCCTCGCGTGGGCCGCAGCCGCCCGTGGCAGCACCGCACCGACGGCCCCGTCCTTCCGTCGCTCCATCGTCGCCCCGCGCGACCCACCACCGCGTGCACCATCCACCGAGACGCTCATCGACCGCTTGTTCTCCCCTCGTAGCGCTGCGCCGCCccctccggccgccgccgccgcctgtgcCGTCAACCGGATTTACCGCATAGCGGCCGCGGACATCGCCACGCTGAAGGCTTCGGCGGGGCCGGGCCGCACAAAGATGGAGGCGTTCACCGCCCACCTGTGGCAGCTCTGCTCCAGGGCGGCCTCCCCTCTCCAACGCTCGTGCTGCATGGGCGTGGTCGTGGACGGGCGCACTCGCATGTTCCCCGATGGCGCCATGAAGGCCTACTTCGGCAACGTGCTGACCATACCGTACGGCGTCATCGGCTCCGATGACCTCGGCCGCATGGCTCTCGCCGACGTGGCAGAAGACGTGCACCGGTGGGTGGCGGAGGCCGCCACGGGCGAGCACTTCCGGGGCCTCGTGGACTGGGTGGAGGCGCTGCGCCCGAAGCCGGCCGCGGCGAGGGCTTATCTGGGAGGCACCGGCGGGAACGAGGCGATGGCGTGCATCGTGTCGTCCGGGATGAGCTTCCCGGCGGGCAAGGCCGACTTCGGGACGGGCCTGCCGGCGTTCGCGTCGTACCACTTCCCGTGGCCGGCCGGCGCCGGGTACGTCATGCCGATGCCGAGCGCGCGCGGGGACGGCGACTGGGTGGTATACGTGCACGTGGCGCCGGAGATGGCGAAGGTGATGGAAGAGGAGCCCACCGTGTTCCAGGCCCTGGGGAGCAACTACGTGTTTGGGTGA
- the LOC133888501 gene encoding probable protein phosphatase 2C 44, translated as MIGRMERQTASSSASCSNSVAASSSACGGKKRPDILNMIRSATCLNSSSTDTGKGRSKLSSNKVTHGFHLVEGKSGHDMEDYHVAEYKYEKNHELGLFAIFDGHLGDKVPSYLKTNLFSNIIKEPLFWANPQEAIKNAYRSTNKDILENTKQLGPGGSTAVTAIVVDGKDMWIANVGDSRAVVCQRGAANQLTVDHEPHTTNERQRIEKQGGFVTTFPGDVPRVNGQLAVARAFGDQSLKAHLSSEPDIRHVPINSNIEFVILASDGLWKVMKNQEAVNLVKSIKDPQAAAKRLTTEALARKSKDDISCIVIRFRC; from the exons ATGATCGGCCGGATGGAGCGACAGACCGCCTCGTCGTCGGCGTCCTGCTCCAACTCCgttgccgcctcctcctccgcgtgcGGGGGCAAGAAGCGGCCTGATATTCTCAACATGATCCGG AGTGCAACCTGTCTTAATTCATCATCTACTGATACTGGCAAGGGAAGGAGTAAACTGTCAAGCAACAAAGTCACACATGGATTCCACTTGGTTGAGGGCAAGTCTGGCCATGACATGGAAGACTACCATGTAGCAGAGTATAAGTATGAAAAGAACCATGAGCTTGGTCTCTTTGCCATCTTTGATGGCCATTTGGGAGATAAGGTGCCAAGTTACCTGAAAACTAACctttttagcaacataataAAAGAG CCTCTCTTCTGGGCTAACCCTCAAGAAGCAATAAAGAACGCATACCGCTCTACAAACAAAGATATTCTAGAAAATACCAAACAACTTGGACCAGGTGGTTCAACAGCAGTGACTGCTATTGTAGTTGATGGTAAAGATATGTGGATAGCAAACGTAGGTGACTCGCGAGCTGTTGTGTGTCAGAGAGGTGCTGCTAATCAGCTCACTGTTGACCATGAGCCCCATACAACTAATGAAAGGCAGAGGATTGAAAAACAGGGTGGCTTTGTAACAACATTTCCTG GTGATGTTCCTCGGGTAAATGGCCAACTTGCTGTTGCTAGGGCCTTTGGTGATCAAAGCCTCAAGGCCCACTTGAGTTCAGAACCTGATATTAGGCATGTACCAATAAACTCAAATATCGAGTTCGTCATACTTGCCAGCGATGGATTGTGGAAG GTAATGAAAAATCAGGAAGCCGTTAATCTCGTGAAGTCCATCAAGGACCCCCAGGCAGCAGCAAAGCGACTGACGACCGAAGCACTTGCAAGGAAGAGCAAGGATGATATTTCTTGCATCGTCATCCGTTTTCGCTGCTGA